A portion of the Streptomyces sp. NBC_00376 genome contains these proteins:
- a CDS encoding helix-turn-helix domain-containing protein has protein sequence MAPDDNDSHGIEVHLDRMLSERGMTLAELASRVGVTNVNLSILKNGRARAIRFTTLTRICEVLDCQPGDLLTYRDAGGERRR, from the coding sequence ATGGCGCCGGACGACAACGACAGCCATGGTATCGAGGTCCATCTCGACCGCATGCTCAGCGAGCGCGGCATGACGCTTGCGGAGCTCGCCTCCAGGGTCGGCGTGACCAATGTGAACCTGTCCATCCTGAAGAACGGCCGGGCCCGCGCAATCCGCTTCACCACACTGACCCGCATCTGCGAGGTCCTCGACTGCCAGCCGGGCGACCTGCTTACGTACCGAGACGCCGGAGGGGAGCGGCGTCGGTAG
- a CDS encoding CocE/NonD family hydrolase, whose translation MPSRTPDAVAGPAWVPPAGKPPLSSRMMRATWRGLPAKRHEAGWEPGLVVPAADGSPLITDHYFPRTEGDFPTLLVRSPYGRGLPWSPQYGLLFAEQGFHVVLQSCRGTGGSGGAFDLWRNEVADSQAAMSWLREQPWFNGTLGTVGPSYLGYVQWALALDPPPELKAMVVQVGLHDPFALFYADGALRLENALAVGAGMTYQHQGMSPFLRATLRLQRGLRAVTTAQPLRGAYESVFGDEVPWLDDVMTHPDAEGAYWAGASLADSAVRLRVPTALITGWHDALADQTFEQYDRLRQAGCETALLVGPWTHTSALQRGWPEVFAESLAWLRAHLCADPSSLRPTRVRVHIGGENTWRDLDNWPPALAATSWYPTPGGHLTEQAPTDSAPLTTFRYDPGDPTPSIGGPLLSRTAGPRDNSSLEARDDVLTFTGPPLTAPVDILGQVSARLSISTDTGHADVFTRLCDVDAQGRSVNVCDGLGRLRTTGHTPSQVSVPMSSTAHRFAAGHRIRWQISGGAHPRYARNPGTGESPVDATIFTPVRIMVHTDSALMLPFSSGLA comes from the coding sequence ATGCCATCACGCACGCCCGACGCCGTAGCCGGACCGGCATGGGTGCCACCTGCCGGAAAGCCACCGCTGTCCTCACGGATGATGAGGGCGACCTGGCGAGGCCTGCCGGCGAAACGGCACGAGGCCGGGTGGGAACCGGGGCTGGTGGTGCCGGCCGCCGACGGAAGCCCATTGATCACGGACCACTACTTCCCACGTACGGAGGGCGACTTCCCGACTCTCCTGGTCCGCTCCCCTTATGGCCGCGGCCTGCCATGGTCTCCCCAGTACGGCCTGCTCTTCGCCGAACAGGGCTTTCACGTGGTCCTGCAGAGCTGCCGCGGCACCGGCGGTTCGGGAGGTGCGTTCGACCTCTGGCGCAACGAGGTCGCCGACAGCCAGGCCGCAATGTCCTGGCTGCGCGAGCAACCCTGGTTCAACGGAACACTGGGAACGGTGGGCCCCAGCTATCTTGGCTACGTGCAATGGGCCCTCGCCCTGGACCCGCCGCCGGAACTCAAGGCAATGGTGGTGCAGGTAGGGCTGCACGATCCCTTCGCCCTGTTCTACGCGGATGGTGCGCTGCGCCTGGAGAACGCCCTCGCCGTCGGTGCGGGTATGACCTACCAGCACCAGGGCATGTCACCCTTCCTGAGGGCGACGCTCCGCCTGCAACGCGGCCTGCGCGCCGTCACCACCGCTCAGCCCCTGCGCGGTGCGTACGAGTCCGTCTTCGGGGACGAAGTGCCCTGGCTGGACGACGTGATGACACACCCGGACGCCGAGGGCGCCTACTGGGCCGGCGCGTCGTTGGCGGATTCGGCAGTGCGGCTCCGCGTGCCCACCGCTCTGATCACCGGATGGCACGACGCACTGGCCGACCAGACCTTCGAGCAGTACGACCGTCTGCGTCAGGCCGGATGCGAGACCGCTCTGCTCGTCGGCCCTTGGACCCACACCTCGGCCCTGCAGCGGGGATGGCCAGAGGTGTTCGCCGAAAGCCTCGCCTGGCTGCGTGCCCACCTGTGCGCCGACCCATCCAGCCTGCGCCCCACCAGGGTGCGCGTGCACATCGGCGGCGAGAACACCTGGCGGGACCTCGACAACTGGCCTCCGGCCCTCGCTGCCACCTCGTGGTATCCCACCCCGGGCGGGCACCTCACCGAACAGGCCCCCACGGACTCCGCACCACTGACGACGTTCCGCTACGACCCGGGCGACCCCACCCCGTCCATCGGCGGCCCGCTGCTCTCCCGCACCGCCGGCCCTCGCGACAACAGCAGCCTGGAGGCCCGAGACGATGTCCTGACGTTCACCGGCCCACCGCTGACCGCGCCCGTGGACATCCTGGGCCAGGTCTCCGCACGGCTGAGCATCTCCACGGACACCGGGCACGCCGATGTCTTCACCCGCTTGTGCGACGTGGACGCACAAGGCCGCTCAGTCAACGTCTGTGACGGGCTGGGCCGACTTCGAACGACTGGACATACGCCCTCGCAGGTCAGCGTGCCGATGAGCTCCACCGCTCATCGCTTTGCCGCGGGTCACCGCATACGCTGGCAGATCAGCGGAGGCGCCCATCCGCGCTACGCCCGCAATCCAGGCACTGGGGAATCGCCGGTGGACGCCACCATCTTCACACCAGTGCGCATCATGGTCCACACGGACTCGGCGCTGATGCTCCCCTTCAGCTCTGGGCTCGCGTAA
- a CDS encoding DUF2975 domain-containing protein, whose translation MSAEVQSSKGFELPDGPPSHGDRAETRLLEPVATVVRGVYRLLLVGLVVGAVGPLVGTKLGLMWGSPNVCAESRSDFSTDGFTGRFRPHAGVEVMTRPSYCTDHADGAQRLFDFLGGFPSLLLALGILFLLNRLIQGASREGVFTARTAKQLRVAGWWLLLGCLAAEVVESGAHTALLATLAKDYTFTADSWLGTWQPPYALVFTALGILTFARIMRAGVAMREDLEGTV comes from the coding sequence ATGTCTGCTGAGGTACAGAGCTCCAAGGGGTTTGAGCTGCCGGATGGACCGCCGTCACATGGCGACCGGGCCGAGACCAGGCTGCTGGAGCCGGTCGCCACTGTGGTCCGGGGCGTCTACCGACTGCTTCTCGTGGGCCTCGTCGTCGGCGCCGTGGGCCCCCTGGTCGGCACCAAGCTGGGCCTGATGTGGGGTAGTCCGAACGTGTGTGCCGAGTCCCGCTCGGACTTCAGCACGGACGGGTTTACCGGCAGGTTCCGGCCCCATGCAGGGGTCGAGGTCATGACCCGCCCGTCCTACTGCACCGACCACGCCGACGGTGCCCAGCGACTGTTCGACTTCCTCGGCGGCTTCCCCTCGTTGCTGCTTGCCCTTGGCATCCTGTTCCTGCTCAACCGCTTGATACAGGGCGCGTCCCGCGAGGGCGTCTTCACCGCACGGACCGCCAAGCAGCTACGGGTCGCAGGCTGGTGGCTGCTGCTCGGCTGCCTGGCTGCAGAAGTGGTGGAATCCGGCGCGCACACGGCGCTGCTGGCGACCCTGGCCAAGGACTACACCTTCACTGCGGACAGTTGGCTGGGTACCTGGCAGCCGCCCTACGCACTCGTCTTCACGGCGCTTGGCATCCTCACGTTCGCGCGCATCATGCGCGCCGGGGTGGCCATGCGGGAGGATCTGGAAGGGACGGTGTGA
- a CDS encoding N,N-dimethylformamidase beta subunit family domain-containing protein: MAGDSVLRKGSAGEMKHGEGQEAGIPGRPGRRLFLAGAMAGGLGVAGCHSSETGRTGTGGFTPPGVDRRVENRENARAGDSGWRVRSLGPPGAIEGYTDKVSVLPGEEFGLYVSTTAPAFWVSAYRVGWYGGAQARLVWRSHRVAGSVQGRPQLIQATRTVRADWQRTLPVRTSGWPEGAYLLRLDSEDTHQYFVPLIVRSAGAAGRVVLIHAPATWQAYNRWGDYSLYQGENGAYGTRSLAVSFDRPYDGNGAEKFMVYERAVVVLAERLGIPLAYTTGLDVHRDTGILHHAAGAVSLGHDEYWTPQQRAHVTRARDTGTNVAFLGANACFRRVRLEPDATGTDRTVVCYKTDYRKDPYLRDHPDMPTNDFRQPPGASPESSLTGVLYEGYPVDAPYVVRRSDHWLFEGTGVKRGASFDHLVGVEYDRVTPAVPIPTPLEIIAHSPLVCKGRPSYSDSIYYTVPSGAGVFASGTMRWVEALMAGTRENGRNHGMDARTGAFVTRSTENLLHAFAAGPCGRTRPKPRDDVRDVYASAPR; this comes from the coding sequence ATGGCCGGTGACAGTGTGCTGCGGAAAGGTTCGGCGGGCGAGATGAAGCACGGTGAGGGGCAGGAGGCCGGGATCCCTGGCCGACCGGGCCGCAGGCTCTTCCTGGCCGGGGCAATGGCCGGTGGCTTGGGGGTGGCTGGTTGCCACTCCTCCGAGACGGGGCGGACCGGGACCGGCGGGTTCACCCCTCCCGGCGTCGACCGCCGCGTCGAGAACAGGGAGAACGCCCGGGCGGGGGACTCCGGCTGGCGGGTCCGTTCGTTGGGACCGCCCGGGGCCATCGAGGGCTATACCGACAAGGTGAGTGTGTTACCAGGCGAGGAGTTCGGCCTGTACGTCTCCACCACCGCCCCGGCGTTCTGGGTCTCGGCCTACCGCGTCGGCTGGTACGGCGGGGCGCAGGCGCGACTGGTCTGGCGTTCGCACCGTGTTGCCGGCTCGGTCCAGGGCCGCCCCCAACTCATCCAGGCCACCCGTACTGTACGGGCAGACTGGCAACGCACCCTCCCTGTCCGCACCAGTGGCTGGCCGGAGGGGGCGTATCTGCTACGGCTGGACTCGGAAGACACCCATCAGTACTTTGTGCCACTGATCGTCCGCTCGGCAGGCGCCGCGGGCAGAGTCGTGCTGATACACGCCCCGGCAACATGGCAGGCATACAACCGGTGGGGCGACTACAGCCTTTACCAGGGCGAGAACGGCGCGTATGGCACGCGGTCGCTCGCCGTCAGTTTCGACCGGCCCTATGACGGCAACGGCGCCGAGAAGTTCATGGTCTATGAACGGGCGGTGGTGGTGCTGGCGGAGAGGCTGGGTATCCCGCTCGCCTACACCACGGGCTTGGACGTCCATCGAGACACCGGAATTCTTCACCACGCGGCTGGAGCTGTCTCGCTGGGACACGACGAGTACTGGACGCCGCAGCAACGGGCGCATGTCACCCGAGCACGCGACACAGGAACGAACGTGGCTTTCCTCGGGGCAAACGCCTGCTTCCGCAGGGTCAGGTTGGAGCCGGACGCCACCGGCACCGACCGCACCGTCGTCTGCTACAAGACCGACTACCGTAAGGACCCTTACCTCCGCGACCACCCGGACATGCCGACCAACGACTTCCGCCAGCCACCCGGCGCCTCCCCCGAGTCCTCTCTGACCGGTGTCCTCTACGAGGGCTATCCCGTGGACGCCCCGTATGTCGTCCGCCGGAGCGACCACTGGCTCTTCGAGGGGACAGGAGTGAAGCGAGGAGCCTCCTTCGACCATCTGGTCGGAGTGGAGTACGACCGGGTCACTCCCGCCGTGCCCATTCCGACACCGCTCGAGATCATCGCCCATTCCCCCCTCGTTTGTAAGGGCAGGCCCAGTTACTCCGACTCCATCTACTACACCGTACCGAGCGGGGCGGGTGTCTTCGCCTCCGGGACGATGAGGTGGGTCGAGGCTCTGATGGCGGGAACCCGCGAGAACGGACGCAACCACGGCATGGACGCCCGCACGGGAGCTTTTGTTACCCGCAGCACGGAGAACCTCCTCCACGCGTTCGCGGCGGGCCCGTGCGGCCGGACCAGGCCCAAGCCCAGGGACGATGTGAGAGACGTGTACGCGTCCGCGCCACGCTGA
- a CDS encoding TetR/AcrR family transcriptional regulator C-terminal domain-containing protein: MPSDGRSGAAGADPEQLWLRTTEPRRGRKPSFSREAVTAAAVTLADAEGLDSVTMRRVAAQVGAGVMSLYSYAPDKETLLELMVDHVSGELTVTDPPSGDWRTDLKTIAHLQRAHMLRHPWLPAALSTRRVPGPNTLAFLEHALAALRPTGLDGAAKLEVFAQLTAFVAGHVAHEITQAAASQSPDRVAAEARYLAAVAADGRHPELAEALSAAGRPLTAEATFARFLGRLIDGLDAD; encoded by the coding sequence GTGCCCAGTGACGGAAGGTCCGGCGCCGCGGGCGCCGACCCCGAACAGCTCTGGCTGCGCACCACCGAACCACGCAGGGGCCGCAAGCCCTCCTTCAGCCGAGAAGCGGTCACTGCGGCAGCCGTCACCTTGGCGGACGCCGAAGGCCTCGACTCGGTCACCATGCGGCGGGTGGCCGCCCAGGTCGGAGCCGGCGTCATGTCGCTCTACAGCTATGCCCCCGACAAGGAGACACTGCTGGAACTGATGGTCGACCACGTCAGCGGCGAACTCACGGTCACGGACCCACCCAGTGGTGACTGGCGTACCGACCTGAAGACCATCGCCCACCTGCAGCGCGCCCACATGCTGCGGCACCCCTGGCTGCCCGCCGCCTTGTCCACCCGTCGAGTTCCGGGCCCCAACACTCTGGCCTTTTTGGAGCATGCTCTCGCCGCCTTGCGGCCCACCGGGCTGGACGGTGCAGCAAAGCTGGAGGTCTTCGCCCAACTCACCGCATTCGTGGCCGGACACGTCGCTCACGAGATCACGCAGGCCGCAGCGTCACAATCGCCGGACCGGGTCGCAGCCGAAGCCCGCTACCTCGCCGCTGTCGCCGCCGACGGCCGTCACCCGGAACTCGCCGAAGCGCTGTCCGCCGCCGGACGCCCGCTCACCGCCGAAGCCACCTTCGCCCGGTTCCTGGGCCGCCTGATTGACGGTCTCGACGCCGACTGA
- a CDS encoding Dyp-type peroxidase: MSAPTDVTLELDDIQRGVLSPRPTPYAATYLVFRIDDRSQGRELMQRASTVATSAADTSSPLGNTWVSVAVTYWGLEALGTPRSSLATFAWELRQGMAARARALRDEGTSSPQHWEAPLGTHDVHVVITAVAPDPLSLEAAIDRARPAYERLSGVTAIWRQDCYALPTEKEHFGYLDSVSHPAVEGSGIPGSNKLEAPLKSGEFVLGYPDEIGGVQTPQPPVLGRNGSYAVFRKLHQNVVAFRRYLKDNSTGDHDEELIAAKIMGRWRSGAPLALAPERDDQALGADPNRRNTFLYEQDDPMGFTTPGGCHIRRANPRDASVAGEVRLHRMIRRGAVYGPPLPEGVLEDDGADRGLMFAFIGAHLGRQFEFVQSEWMNDGVFFGAGSMKDPVVGAEDGQTRYTIPRRPVRRCLAPLPRFVVTRGGEYCFVPSLSALRWLGDLHD, from the coding sequence ATGAGTGCACCCACGGACGTCACGTTGGAACTCGACGACATCCAGCGCGGGGTCCTCAGCCCGCGCCCCACCCCGTACGCGGCGACGTACCTGGTCTTCCGTATCGACGACCGTTCCCAGGGCCGGGAGTTGATGCAGCGGGCAAGCACGGTGGCGACCTCCGCCGCCGACACCTCCAGCCCTCTCGGGAACACCTGGGTCAGTGTTGCAGTCACGTACTGGGGCCTGGAGGCACTGGGGACGCCACGTTCATCGCTGGCCACGTTCGCCTGGGAGCTCCGGCAGGGCATGGCCGCCCGTGCGCGGGCGCTGCGCGACGAGGGAACGAGCAGCCCGCAGCACTGGGAAGCACCTCTCGGCACGCACGACGTTCACGTGGTGATCACGGCCGTCGCACCCGACCCTCTGAGCTTGGAGGCGGCCATCGACCGCGCACGGCCCGCCTACGAACGCCTGTCCGGCGTGACAGCGATCTGGCGGCAGGACTGCTACGCCCTGCCCACCGAGAAGGAACACTTCGGCTACCTCGACAGCGTCAGCCATCCGGCTGTCGAAGGCAGCGGTATCCCAGGGTCCAATAAGTTGGAAGCTCCTCTGAAGAGCGGGGAGTTCGTCCTCGGTTACCCCGATGAGATCGGCGGCGTCCAGACACCTCAGCCGCCCGTGCTGGGGCGCAACGGCAGCTACGCGGTCTTCCGCAAACTCCACCAGAACGTCGTCGCGTTCAGGCGCTACCTGAAGGACAACTCCACCGGCGACCACGACGAGGAACTGATCGCCGCGAAGATCATGGGCCGCTGGCGCAGCGGGGCCCCACTGGCACTCGCCCCGGAGCGCGACGACCAAGCCCTAGGCGCCGACCCCAACCGCCGCAACACCTTTCTGTACGAACAGGACGACCCGATGGGATTCACCACTCCCGGTGGCTGCCACATCCGCCGCGCCAACCCACGCGACGCCTCAGTTGCCGGAGAGGTGCGTCTGCACCGCATGATCCGGCGCGGCGCCGTGTACGGCCCGCCATTGCCGGAAGGAGTGCTGGAGGACGACGGAGCGGACCGCGGTCTGATGTTCGCGTTCATCGGCGCCCACCTGGGCCGCCAGTTCGAGTTCGTCCAGTCGGAGTGGATGAACGACGGCGTCTTTTTCGGGGCCGGCAGCATGAAGGACCCCGTCGTCGGCGCCGAGGACGGGCAGACCCGCTACACCATTCCTCGAAGGCCGGTGAGGCGTTGCCTGGCCCCGCTGCCCCGGTTCGTCGTCACCCGAGGAGGCGAGTACTGCTTCGTGCCGAGCCTGAGCGCCCTGCGCTGGCTCGGGGACCTCCACGACTGA
- a CDS encoding aminoglycoside phosphotransferase family protein — MANTEIEITADLVRDLLQEQHPDLAGLAIREVAGGWGNQMWRLGDELAVRMQRMDPTPELQLNERRWLPVLAPRLPLPVPTPVRLGEPSERFPKHWTVMTWVPGEPLDHGSISRGAHAADTLAGFLQALHVEAPAEAPITTDRGAHPRNCTDDFENFFQAVVPDDIAADVRAVWDDAVAAHAWEGPPVWVHGDLHPANVVVSDGTLSGIVDFGCMFAGDPAWDLAAAWVLLPEGTAPRFFDMYAHADEAAIRRARGLAAMKSLFLMLMGQNGDRGLPGGKPNWGPAGRAALDRVLKGV, encoded by the coding sequence ATGGCCAACACCGAGATTGAGATCACCGCTGACCTGGTCCGCGACCTGCTGCAGGAGCAACATCCAGACCTTGCAGGGTTGGCCATCCGCGAGGTGGCAGGTGGCTGGGGCAACCAAATGTGGCGCCTTGGGGACGAGTTGGCCGTGCGCATGCAGCGCATGGACCCCACCCCGGAGCTCCAGCTCAACGAGCGGCGGTGGCTACCCGTGCTGGCCCCGCGCCTGCCGCTCCCGGTGCCGACCCCGGTGCGGCTCGGCGAACCGTCGGAGCGCTTCCCCAAGCACTGGACCGTGATGACGTGGGTTCCCGGCGAGCCGCTGGACCACGGCTCGATCAGCCGCGGCGCCCACGCGGCCGACACACTGGCAGGCTTCCTCCAGGCGCTCCATGTGGAGGCGCCCGCCGAGGCGCCAATCACTACGGACCGCGGTGCCCACCCCAGGAACTGCACGGACGACTTCGAGAACTTCTTCCAGGCCGTCGTCCCCGACGACATCGCTGCCGACGTCCGGGCCGTCTGGGACGATGCCGTTGCGGCCCACGCGTGGGAGGGCCCGCCGGTGTGGGTGCACGGCGACCTCCATCCCGCGAACGTCGTCGTCTCGGACGGAACACTCTCGGGCATCGTCGACTTCGGTTGCATGTTCGCCGGCGATCCGGCGTGGGACCTCGCCGCCGCATGGGTGCTGCTACCCGAGGGTACGGCCCCACGGTTCTTCGACATGTACGCGCATGCAGACGAGGCGGCGATCCGGCGCGCCCGCGGGCTGGCCGCTATGAAGAGCCTCTTCCTGATGCTCATGGGGCAGAACGGAGATCGGGGCCTTCCCGGTGGCAAGCCGAACTGGGGACCTGCAGGCCGGGCAGCACTTGATCGTGTTCTGAAGGGCGTTTGA
- a CDS encoding SDR family NAD(P)-dependent oxidoreductase: MSSASSTPPWNLQRLPRADGSTVLVTGGNAGIGYFIAEQLSEAGATVVLGSRNPAKAEVATASIRARVAGARVRSVRLDLADLGSLQTAVKSLEVERLDAVVHNAGVALDDPPRRETEDGHELMFGTNHLGHFALTQWLMPLLSAAPAGRVVTMGSFAAKSERLDLDDLQSWNDFQPKRTYGRSKLAQMYFGLELDHRLRAVGSTVSSAVVHPGGALDSLTPSRPPVHVRTISARLSAAPAALLVQGKHAGAWPAVRAVLDPAVHGGQLWGPCVFGLRGEPRHEPIWKHLADTSVAAQLWDASCELTGVDPGAIPG, translated from the coding sequence ATGTCGTCCGCATCCTCCACTCCGCCCTGGAATTTACAACGGCTGCCACGTGCTGACGGCAGCACCGTCCTGGTCACTGGCGGCAACGCCGGCATCGGGTACTTCATCGCGGAGCAGTTGTCGGAAGCCGGAGCGACCGTCGTACTTGGCAGCCGGAATCCCGCGAAGGCCGAGGTCGCCACGGCCTCGATCCGTGCGCGCGTTGCTGGTGCGCGGGTGCGGTCCGTACGGCTGGACCTCGCCGACCTCGGGTCGCTGCAAACGGCGGTGAAATCACTGGAGGTTGAACGCCTCGACGCGGTCGTCCACAACGCTGGCGTCGCGCTTGACGACCCGCCGCGCAGGGAGACCGAGGACGGTCACGAGCTCATGTTCGGCACGAACCACCTCGGGCACTTCGCGTTGACCCAGTGGCTGATGCCGCTGCTGTCGGCTGCGCCGGCGGGTCGCGTTGTGACCATGGGCAGCTTCGCAGCGAAGTCGGAGCGGCTCGACCTGGACGACCTGCAGTCCTGGAATGACTTCCAGCCCAAGCGCACCTACGGACGTTCCAAGTTGGCGCAGATGTATTTTGGTCTCGAGCTCGACCACCGCCTGCGCGCTGTGGGGAGCACGGTGAGCAGCGCGGTGGTCCATCCCGGCGGCGCGCTGGACTCCCTCACGCCGTCACGGCCGCCGGTTCATGTAAGAACCATCAGCGCACGGCTGAGCGCGGCACCTGCGGCTCTCCTCGTCCAGGGCAAGCATGCCGGCGCATGGCCCGCGGTCCGGGCGGTGCTCGACCCGGCCGTGCATGGAGGCCAGCTGTGGGGACCGTGCGTCTTCGGCCTGCGCGGCGAGCCCCGACATGAACCGATATGGAAGCACCTTGCCGACACCTCCGTCGCGGCGCAGTTGTGGGACGCAAGCTGCGAGCTGACCGGCGTCGACCCCGGCGCCATCCCTGGATAG
- a CDS encoding IS1380 family transposase, whose product MSVQAEGTFYVQDIGLRPKIHVSADGSGVVGHAGSRLLADLADATGLTAAYSAALRPLRPRGTGHDPGRIATDLAVMLADGGEAIADLAVLRDQTRLFGPVASTPTAWRLLADTDERTLAALRPARARAREVAWMQAAEQGEGIPAARAAGHMLPGLVLDLDATLITCHSEKEQAAPTYKGGFGFHPLLCFLANTGEALSGRLRPGNAGANTASDHITVLDQALAQIPDAHRHGTDILVRTDSAGSAKAFLAHVRDVRKRGIRTFFSVGYAITAPVRRAVRAMPEHLWHPALNQDGTLRASAEVAELTGMVDLDGYPAGTRIIVRRERPHPGAQLSLFDQDEGLRHQVFLTDTPYSGGGSAQFLEVRHRGHATIEDHIRCGKTTGFGRFPSRDFGVNAVWLELSLAAIDLLAWTRVLLLDGELATAEPKKLRYRLLHVAGRLTHGGRRLHLRISATWPWRNELATAFHRLAGLPRPAS is encoded by the coding sequence CTGTCGGTCCAGGCGGAGGGCACTTTCTACGTGCAGGATATCGGGTTGCGTCCCAAGATCCATGTCAGTGCGGATGGTTCGGGGGTGGTCGGTCATGCCGGGTCACGGTTACTGGCTGATCTTGCCGATGCCACGGGGCTGACCGCTGCGTACTCCGCCGCTCTCAGGCCGCTTCGGCCGCGCGGGACCGGGCATGATCCGGGCCGGATCGCCACCGACCTGGCGGTGATGCTCGCCGACGGCGGTGAGGCCATCGCGGACCTGGCCGTACTGCGGGACCAGACAAGGTTGTTCGGTCCGGTCGCCTCGACACCGACGGCCTGGCGGCTGCTCGCCGACACCGACGAGAGGACACTGGCTGCTCTGCGCCCGGCGCGTGCCCGAGCCCGGGAAGTCGCCTGGATGCAGGCCGCCGAGCAAGGCGAGGGCATACCCGCAGCCCGGGCCGCGGGGCACATGCTGCCCGGGCTGGTCCTGGACCTCGACGCCACGCTGATCACCTGCCACTCCGAGAAGGAGCAGGCCGCACCCACCTATAAAGGCGGCTTCGGCTTCCACCCGCTGCTGTGCTTCCTGGCCAACACCGGCGAAGCGCTGTCGGGCCGACTGCGGCCCGGGAATGCCGGTGCCAACACCGCGAGCGACCACATCACGGTGCTCGACCAGGCACTCGCGCAGATCCCCGACGCCCACCGGCACGGTACCGACATCCTCGTCCGCACCGACAGTGCCGGATCCGCGAAAGCCTTCCTCGCCCACGTCCGCGACGTGCGGAAACGAGGAATCCGTACCTTCTTCTCGGTCGGATACGCCATCACCGCGCCGGTCCGCCGCGCTGTCCGGGCCATGCCTGAGCACCTCTGGCATCCCGCCCTGAACCAGGACGGGACACTGCGCGCCAGCGCCGAGGTCGCCGAGCTGACCGGCATGGTCGATCTGGACGGCTACCCGGCCGGCACCCGCATCATCGTGCGCCGGGAGCGGCCGCACCCCGGAGCACAGCTGTCCCTGTTCGACCAGGACGAAGGCCTACGGCATCAGGTGTTCCTCACCGACACCCCGTACTCCGGTGGCGGCTCCGCGCAGTTCCTGGAGGTCCGCCACCGCGGACATGCCACCATCGAGGACCACATCCGGTGCGGCAAGACCACCGGCTTCGGCCGCTTCCCCTCCCGAGACTTCGGCGTCAACGCCGTCTGGCTCGAACTCAGCCTCGCCGCGATCGACCTGCTCGCCTGGACCCGTGTCCTCCTCCTGGACGGGGAGCTGGCCACCGCCGAGCCGAAGAAACTCCGCTACCGGCTACTGCACGTCGCCGGCCGCCTCACCCACGGCGGCCGACGCCTCCACCTGCGAATATCGGCGACCTGGCCCTGGAGAAACGAACTGGCCACGGCCTTCCACCGCCTCGCCGGACTGCCCCGACCCGCCAGCTGA
- a CDS encoding recombinase — translation MLHINPKMLSCPGELEVDLLARLRRAQEENQLGEVEGINLTLTFLRAKREETRRRARRPAIGLGIPWARSDRDHPRKDYP, via the coding sequence ATGCTCCACATCAACCCGAAGATGCTCAGCTGCCCCGGAGAACTCGAAGTCGACCTGCTCGCCCGCCTCCGGCGGGCGCAGGAGGAGAACCAGCTCGGCGAGGTCGAAGGAATCAACCTCACGCTCACGTTCCTCCGCGCCAAGCGCGAGGAGACCCGACGACGGGCCCGACGCCCCGCCATCGGCCTGGGCATCCCCTGGGCTCGTTCAGATAGAGACCACCCCAGGAAGGACTATCCCTGA
- a CDS encoding IS5 family transposase, with translation MGRGDPTNAEWDRLESFLPPGGARGGRWSDHRRVINGILCRGPGGDEPGRSGSAETGGPDGGGGQIGECPGRSRGGFTTRLHLVAEGRCRPLAFVLTPGHYGDGPQVERVLEQVSVPRAGVGLPRTRAGLVLADRACTSRRNRLYLRRRGIRHTIPERLDQQRHRENRGSRGGRTAGFDSERYKKRSTVERAINRLKGFRVVATRYEKRANIHLGTVTLAALAIRLRT, from the coding sequence ATGGGCCGTGGAGATCCGACGAACGCGGAGTGGGATCGGCTGGAGTCGTTCTTGCCTCCTGGTGGTGCGCGTGGAGGCCGCTGGAGCGATCACCGTCGGGTGATCAATGGGATTCTCTGCAGGGGGCCGGGCGGGGACGAACCAGGTCGATCCGGCTCTGCGGAGACTGGCGGTCCGGATGGAGGAGGTGGTCAGATCGGCGAGTGTCCGGGACGTTCCCGCGGAGGATTCACCACGAGGCTTCACCTCGTCGCCGAGGGGCGATGCCGGCCCCTCGCCTTCGTCCTGACCCCCGGACACTACGGTGACGGCCCCCAGGTCGAGCGGGTGCTGGAGCAGGTCTCCGTGCCCCGAGCCGGAGTCGGCCTGCCTCGCACCCGTGCAGGCCTTGTCCTGGCGGACAGGGCCTGCACGTCCCGGCGGAACCGCCTCTACCTGCGACGACGCGGAATCCGGCACACCATCCCCGAACGTCTCGACCAGCAGAGGCATCGGGAGAACCGAGGTTCCCGAGGCGGTCGGACCGCCGGTTTCGACAGCGAGCGCTACAAGAAGCGCAGCACAGTCGAGCGCGCCATCAACCGTCTCAAAGGCTTCCGGGTCGTCGCCACCCGCTACGAGAAGCGTGCCAATATCCACCTCGGCACCGTCACGCTCGCAGCGCTCGCCATCCGGCTCCGAACATGA